The Streptomyces sp. NBC_00670 genome window below encodes:
- a CDS encoding TetR/AcrR family transcriptional regulator, whose translation MARTGRPREFDKDKTLERALELFWSRGYGTTSIQDLVDALTVERGSLYGAFGDKRRFYLEAVRLYWDVYERRLTAALDTTPLLPGLRQMLTHPARLDEFISDVGTPHGCLVGNTTAELVPHDGDATDIVTRSYRRFTAIVTEALRRAQAAGEVTDSATPEAQAQLLLYLVQGLSLVSRAGLDKEAALAAVDAAIEGLRAR comes from the coding sequence GTGGCACGAACCGGACGCCCCCGCGAGTTCGACAAGGACAAGACGCTGGAGCGCGCACTCGAACTGTTCTGGTCCCGGGGATACGGGACGACATCCATCCAGGACCTGGTCGACGCCCTGACTGTCGAACGAGGCAGCCTCTACGGCGCGTTCGGGGACAAGCGCCGCTTCTACCTCGAGGCCGTCCGGCTCTACTGGGATGTGTACGAGCGGCGCCTGACCGCCGCGCTCGACACCACTCCCCTCCTGCCGGGACTCCGCCAGATGCTGACCCACCCAGCGCGCCTGGACGAGTTCATCTCCGACGTCGGCACACCGCACGGCTGCCTGGTCGGCAACACGACCGCCGAACTCGTGCCGCACGACGGCGACGCCACGGACATCGTCACCCGCTCCTACCGCCGCTTCACGGCCATCGTCACCGAGGCACTGCGCCGGGCGCAGGCCGCCGGGGAAGTCACCGACAGCGCCACCCCCGAGGCCCAGGCCCAGCTCCTGCTGTACCTCGTCCAGGGCCTCTCACTCGTCTCGCGGGCAGGGCTCGACAAGGAGGCCGCCCTGGCCGCGGTCGACGCCGCCATCGAGGGTCTGCGAGCCCGCTGA
- a CDS encoding SDR family NAD(P)-dependent oxidoreductase — MELAGRTALVTGSGAIGGLGHATARLLAAQGADVILTGADPQRGAEAVEDIRTAAGGSAAGTVRFVAADLADTEAVRRLAEDAAAANILINNASVMTFSPTTEQDLAGYDAAFAVNVRAAFLLTALLAPKMAAAGGGSIVNVSSTAAGLGMPGMAVYGATKAALESLTRTWAAEFASANVRVNTVAPGPMRTAKVVAAMGEDMGGMGLTTALQRTSDPTEVAQVIAFLAGDRASYMTGATVAADGGRTAI; from the coding sequence GTGGAACTGGCAGGCAGGACGGCCCTGGTCACCGGCTCCGGCGCGATCGGCGGGTTGGGACATGCGACGGCCAGGCTCCTGGCCGCCCAGGGCGCCGACGTGATCCTCACCGGCGCTGATCCGCAACGCGGCGCCGAGGCCGTGGAGGACATCCGGACGGCCGCCGGCGGCTCCGCTGCCGGGACGGTGCGTTTCGTCGCCGCCGACCTCGCCGACACCGAGGCCGTGCGACGGCTGGCCGAGGACGCCGCAGCGGCGAACATCCTGATCAACAATGCGAGCGTCATGACGTTCAGCCCGACCACTGAGCAGGACCTGGCGGGCTATGACGCCGCCTTCGCGGTGAACGTGCGGGCGGCGTTCCTGCTCACCGCGCTCCTCGCGCCGAAGATGGCCGCCGCGGGCGGCGGCAGCATCGTCAACGTCAGCTCCACCGCGGCCGGTCTCGGCATGCCGGGCATGGCCGTCTACGGCGCCACCAAAGCCGCTCTCGAATCGCTGACCCGCACCTGGGCGGCAGAATTCGCCTCCGCGAACGTACGGGTCAACACCGTCGCCCCGGGCCCGATGCGCACCGCGAAGGTGGTCGCGGCCATGGGGGAGGACATGGGCGGGATGGGCCTGACCACCGCGCTCCAGCGCACCTCCGACCCGACCGAGGTGGCACAGGTGATCGCCTTTCTCGCCGGCGACCGCGCCAGTTACATGACTGGGGCGACCGTGGCCGCCGACGGCGGTCGGACCGCCATCTGA
- a CDS encoding SDR family oxidoreductase translates to MGRLDGKHALITGGTSGIGLETAREFLAEGATVAITGRFQGRLDAAARQLSGPLLTLVSDAGDVPAQATLAARLHTQWPKLDILMSNAADLTHLPIEEWTEEAFDNLLATNLKAPFFLIKELLPLFSQQSSVILVGSVSAFVGHENATVYGAAKAGLLSYARGLTHELRNRGVRVNGLSPGPTVTNAFAPLGPERQAALYEELRRTVPLHRLGTPTELAKAAVYLASDESAYTAGTVLRVDGGIGELAY, encoded by the coding sequence ATGGGACGCCTTGACGGCAAGCACGCACTCATCACCGGAGGCACGAGCGGCATCGGCCTCGAAACAGCCCGCGAGTTCCTGGCGGAGGGAGCCACCGTCGCGATCACCGGCCGCTTCCAGGGCAGGCTGGATGCGGCCGCCCGGCAGCTGAGCGGGCCACTGCTGACCCTGGTCAGCGACGCCGGTGACGTACCCGCCCAGGCGACGCTCGCGGCGAGGCTGCACACGCAATGGCCCAAGCTCGACATCCTGATGAGCAACGCCGCCGACCTCACCCATCTCCCGATCGAGGAATGGACCGAGGAGGCATTCGACAATCTCCTCGCCACCAACCTCAAGGCGCCGTTCTTCCTGATCAAGGAGCTGCTGCCGCTCTTCTCGCAGCAGTCCTCGGTCATCCTCGTCGGTTCGGTCTCCGCCTTCGTCGGACACGAGAACGCGACGGTCTACGGTGCCGCCAAGGCGGGCCTGCTGTCCTACGCCCGCGGCCTGACCCACGAGCTGAGGAACCGGGGCGTGCGCGTCAACGGGCTGAGCCCGGGGCCGACCGTCACCAACGCGTTCGCGCCGCTCGGCCCGGAGCGCCAGGCGGCCCTGTATGAGGAGCTGCGACGGACCGTGCCGCTCCACCGCCTGGGAACGCCCACCGAACTGGCGAAGGCAGCCGTCTATCTCGCCTCGGACGAGTCTGCCTACACCGCCGGCACCGTGCTGCGTGTCGACGGCGGCATCGGAGAACTCGCCTACTAG
- a CDS encoding alpha-L-rhamnosidase-related protein — protein MSSSRRTSQPHPQTAPSRRTVIAAGATLTALTAAGLPLAASSPAAAAPSAGSPAVVPRGAASWHRYVQGPSGRTIRPVRVIASTGAVRRPEALLERGGEVTVLERPQPVAPPRWPQGTTAAASSSHAGNLGNDGNPRTYEAGNAVDGDLDSFWNDDTLGAFPDTLTLTVPAVQQLSGITVLSNSDGVPTDFTVDIRQGDAWHTVAAVSGNDAVQRAVPFSAPVSTTQVRITVTNVQDTPRGAFTRINEVWPAAVEAPELPSVTVDFGKVVVGFPRIRFASASDNSPGVRLAFSETRQFLTDRSDFTRSDQAGGAGQGTDQFAVPAGGTTWTDRKGFLRDGKVFADGLHGFRYLKITLDALATDAPVAQPWGTVRIESVDLDFTGYIGTPSTYRGWFLCSDDDLNRYWYGASYTNELVTDTFRQDDVDPRNAWTSSLEGKLVLHDGAKRDRDPYVGDLAVSARTLYLTHDDTAAAARNVLADLADHQRADGWIPPASISSYDLPLFDYPLWWVTCSWDYVLYTGDRSYATRYYPHLGKVLDTWYPSVTDSAGLLSKGLGDTGRYGDYAFLDRTGRITYYNALYVQALQDSAALARWLGHEADAERWAERARNVAAAVNTHLWDDSAGAYLDSSTGAARHAQDGNSLAIVSGVAGTERAAAALDHLDATTRLPYGNAFMDNDTLFDGASQRVYAFTSYPEIVARFESGRASSALDQIRRTYGWMDSHDPGTTHWEGIGPGGSLYEGAYTSMAHGWSTGVLPALTHQLLGARPTSPGYTGWEVRPHPGDVAWAQGQLPTPAGPLAVDWTNTTKSFTLTVEAPRGTRGTVSLPVGSALAVVRQEGHVVWDGRRARAGRVTKDGDRVSVSGLGPGHHRFTVTR, from the coding sequence ATGTCGTCGAGCCGCAGGACCTCCCAGCCGCACCCGCAGACCGCTCCCAGCCGTCGAACCGTCATCGCGGCGGGGGCCACGCTGACGGCACTCACCGCCGCGGGGCTTCCCTTGGCTGCGTCTTCCCCCGCTGCTGCCGCCCCCTCAGCGGGCTCGCCCGCGGTGGTCCCCCGCGGAGCGGCGTCCTGGCACCGTTACGTTCAGGGCCCGTCGGGCCGTACCATCCGCCCCGTCCGCGTCATCGCTTCCACCGGCGCCGTACGCCGGCCCGAGGCCCTGCTCGAGCGCGGCGGCGAGGTCACCGTCCTGGAACGCCCCCAACCCGTCGCGCCGCCGCGCTGGCCCCAGGGCACCACGGCGGCGGCGTCCTCCTCGCACGCCGGCAACCTGGGCAATGACGGCAACCCTCGCACGTACGAAGCGGGCAACGCCGTCGACGGTGACCTCGACAGCTTCTGGAACGACGACACGTTGGGCGCCTTCCCGGACACGCTCACCCTGACTGTGCCCGCCGTCCAGCAGTTGTCGGGCATCACCGTGCTCTCCAACAGCGACGGCGTGCCCACCGATTTCACCGTCGACATCCGGCAGGGCGACGCCTGGCACACCGTCGCCGCGGTGTCGGGCAATGACGCCGTGCAGCGAGCCGTGCCCTTCTCCGCACCCGTCTCGACGACTCAGGTCCGCATCACGGTCACCAACGTGCAGGACACGCCCCGCGGGGCGTTCACCCGTATCAACGAGGTGTGGCCCGCCGCCGTGGAAGCGCCCGAACTCCCCAGTGTCACGGTGGACTTCGGCAAGGTCGTCGTGGGCTTCCCCCGCATCCGGTTCGCCTCCGCCTCGGACAACTCCCCCGGTGTCCGCCTCGCGTTCTCGGAGACGCGGCAGTTCCTGACCGACCGGTCCGACTTCACCCGGTCCGATCAGGCGGGCGGCGCCGGCCAGGGCACCGACCAGTTCGCCGTCCCCGCGGGCGGGACCACCTGGACGGACCGCAAGGGCTTCCTTCGTGACGGCAAGGTGTTCGCCGACGGACTGCACGGTTTCCGCTACCTCAAGATCACGCTCGACGCGCTGGCCACCGACGCCCCAGTCGCCCAGCCCTGGGGCACCGTGCGGATCGAATCGGTGGACCTCGACTTCACCGGCTACATAGGGACGCCCAGCACCTACCGCGGCTGGTTCCTGTGCTCCGACGACGACCTCAACCGCTACTGGTACGGCGCGTCGTACACCAATGAGCTGGTCACCGACACCTTCCGCCAGGACGACGTGGATCCCCGCAACGCGTGGACCTCCTCCCTGGAAGGCAAGCTGGTGCTGCACGACGGAGCCAAGCGCGACCGCGACCCCTATGTCGGTGACCTCGCCGTCTCCGCCCGCACCCTCTACCTCACCCACGACGACACCGCGGCAGCCGCCCGCAACGTCCTGGCCGACCTCGCCGACCACCAGCGAGCCGACGGCTGGATACCGCCCGCCTCCATCTCCTCCTACGACCTGCCCCTGTTCGACTATCCCCTGTGGTGGGTGACGTGCAGTTGGGACTACGTCCTCTATACCGGCGACCGCTCCTACGCGACCCGGTACTACCCCCACCTGGGGAAGGTGCTGGACACCTGGTACCCGAGCGTCACCGACTCGGCGGGGCTGCTGAGCAAGGGCCTGGGCGACACCGGTCGTTACGGTGACTACGCCTTCCTCGACCGCACCGGCCGGATCACCTACTACAACGCGCTGTACGTCCAGGCTCTCCAGGACAGTGCGGCACTGGCCCGTTGGCTGGGACACGAGGCGGACGCCGAGCGGTGGGCCGAGCGCGCCCGGAATGTCGCCGCCGCGGTGAACACCCACTTGTGGGACGACTCCGCCGGAGCCTACCTCGACTCGTCCACCGGAGCGGCCCGTCACGCCCAGGACGGCAACTCCCTCGCCATCGTCTCCGGTGTCGCCGGCACCGAGCGCGCGGCCGCGGCACTCGACCACCTCGATGCCACCACACGGCTGCCGTACGGCAACGCCTTCATGGACAACGACACCCTCTTCGATGGCGCCTCCCAGCGCGTCTACGCCTTCACCTCCTACCCCGAGATCGTGGCCCGCTTCGAGAGCGGACGCGCGTCCTCGGCGCTGGACCAGATCCGGCGCACCTACGGCTGGATGGACAGCCATGACCCCGGCACCACCCACTGGGAAGGCATCGGCCCCGGCGGTTCCCTCTACGAGGGTGCTTACACGAGCATGGCGCACGGGTGGTCCACGGGCGTGCTGCCGGCCCTGACGCACCAGCTCCTGGGCGCCCGTCCGACGTCGCCCGGCTACACCGGCTGGGAGGTCAGGCCCCACCCCGGCGACGTGGCCTGGGCACAGGGCCAACTGCCCACTCCGGCAGGTCCGCTGGCCGTCGACTGGACGAACACGACGAAGTCGTTCACCCTGACCGTCGAGGCACCTCGCGGCACCCGGGGCACGGTCTCCTTGCCGGTCGGCTCCGCACTCGCGGTGGTACGGCAGGAGGGACACGTCGTATGGGACGGCCGGCGCGCACGGGCCGGCCGGGTGACCAAGGACGGCGACCGTGTCTCCGTCTCCGGGCTGGGACCGGGCCATCACCGCTTCACGGTCACACGGTAG
- a CDS encoding DUF1579 family protein — MAFGDGTAVTSQPVSRLAELSFFDGAWLGTGTFFFTASGRPKPIVMDIRNSTGYEGNWVITHTRERRTADNPDPLEATYFWGYDPARDVFVAEWFDSVGGRATQQSSGWDGDRLVFTGTMTSSGNSFTLRDTFTRRGHSRYHHIGEADFGTGWTTVDEEEVRRR, encoded by the coding sequence GTGGCGTTCGGCGACGGGACCGCCGTGACCTCGCAGCCTGTTTCCCGACTGGCCGAGCTTTCCTTCTTCGACGGTGCCTGGCTCGGGACCGGCACCTTCTTCTTCACCGCGTCCGGCCGACCGAAGCCGATCGTCATGGACATCCGGAACAGCACCGGCTACGAAGGCAACTGGGTCATTACGCACACGCGGGAGCGGCGAACCGCCGACAATCCCGATCCGCTCGAAGCGACCTACTTCTGGGGGTACGACCCGGCTCGTGACGTGTTCGTCGCCGAGTGGTTCGACAGCGTCGGGGGCAGGGCCACGCAGCAGTCGTCCGGCTGGGACGGTGACCGGCTCGTCTTCACCGGCACCATGACGAGCAGCGGAAACAGCTTCACCCTCCGGGACACGTTCACCAGACGCGGCCACAGCCGTTACCACCACATCGGCGAGGCCGACTTCGGCACGGGGTGGACGACCGTCGACGAGGAAGAGGTCCGCCGGCGCTGA
- a CDS encoding isochorismatase family protein, which produces MAVPEPLSPDNTTVVLVDYAIGFANLIGSHDLREHINNAVGLAKTAKWYGSGLVVTNGEPTKPSGPLYPELLDAIGDEPVIERAVDFNSFLDAPFAEAVRATGRPNLVIGGIATDGCVLQTVLGGLREGYHVHVAVDACASPSAEAHHAALQRMTGAGAVPVTWFSLAAEFQLQPRFHDAPHRMRLMQEHVPSMSMGARSFFHAFDLGKKSASA; this is translated from the coding sequence ATGGCAGTGCCCGAGCCCCTCAGCCCGGACAACACCACCGTCGTCCTGGTCGACTACGCCATCGGTTTTGCCAATCTCATCGGCTCGCACGACCTCAGGGAACACATCAACAACGCCGTGGGTCTGGCCAAGACGGCCAAGTGGTATGGGAGCGGGCTCGTCGTCACCAACGGCGAGCCGACCAAGCCGTCCGGCCCTCTCTACCCCGAACTGCTGGACGCCATCGGCGACGAGCCGGTCATCGAACGCGCCGTCGACTTCAACTCGTTCCTCGACGCCCCCTTCGCGGAGGCGGTCCGGGCCACGGGCCGGCCCAACCTGGTCATCGGCGGCATCGCGACGGACGGCTGTGTGCTGCAGACCGTGCTCGGCGGCCTGCGCGAGGGCTACCACGTCCATGTCGCGGTGGACGCCTGTGCCAGCCCTTCCGCGGAAGCCCACCACGCCGCGCTGCAGCGCATGACCGGGGCAGGGGCAGTGCCGGTGACGTGGTTCTCCCTGGCCGCCGAATTCCAGCTCCAGCCGAGGTTCCATGACGCCCCGCACCGCATGCGTCTGATGCAGGAGCACGTGCCGTCCATGTCCATGGGCGCCCGCTCCTTCTTCCACGCCTTCGACCTGGGCAAGAAGAGCGCCTCCGCCTGA
- a CDS encoding TetR/AcrR family transcriptional regulator, whose amino-acid sequence MTALPPDGSPDGKRRREPEVRRAAILQAARSAFAERGYAKTTIREIARRAGVTHGLVIRHFGSKEQLFLAAVPSSQNLMAEIAGDPAALPTRVARSYVRRMSASGGNDPFLALIRSVASGEEAAERLFTAMQEESLEMYRHVIPGPDLEERVGSVGAYLIGVTFARYVLGSGPLAAMSDEALVRHLVPRLRGILLD is encoded by the coding sequence ATGACTGCACTTCCCCCGGACGGCTCCCCGGACGGAAAGCGGAGGCGAGAGCCCGAGGTGCGCCGGGCGGCCATCCTCCAAGCGGCGCGCTCCGCGTTCGCCGAACGCGGTTACGCGAAGACGACCATCCGCGAGATCGCGCGCCGGGCAGGAGTCACGCACGGTCTGGTGATCCGTCACTTCGGATCCAAGGAGCAGTTGTTCCTCGCCGCGGTCCCCAGTTCCCAGAACCTCATGGCGGAGATCGCCGGTGACCCCGCCGCACTGCCCACGCGCGTTGCACGCTCCTATGTCCGCCGCATGTCCGCGTCGGGCGGGAACGACCCCTTCCTCGCCCTGATCCGGTCGGTCGCCTCTGGAGAGGAAGCCGCCGAGCGGCTGTTCACGGCGATGCAGGAGGAGAGCCTGGAGATGTACCGGCACGTCATTCCGGGACCGGATCTGGAGGAGCGCGTCGGATCGGTCGGCGCCTACCTGATCGGTGTGACCTTCGCCCGTTACGTCCTGGGCAGCGGCCCCCTGGCCGCGATGTCGGACGAGGCACTCGTACGGCACCTCGTTCCCCGGCTGCGCGGCATCCTCCTCGACTGA
- a CDS encoding type 1 glutamine amidotransferase domain-containing protein: protein MKVLIVLTSHDKLGDTGRTTGFWLEELAAPYYRFKEAGWDITLASPKGGQPPLDPKSNEPANQTDQTRRFETDPEATRALATTVRLDSVTADDYDTVFYPGGHGPLWDLAEDTDSARLIETTLRSGKPLALVCHAPGVLRHTINEDGTPLVQGRKVTGFTNSEEDGVALTDIVPFLVEDELKKLGGIYSTTSDWQPYVVQDGLLITGQNPASSGPAADALITLTTAQTTTVAEKSPSASA from the coding sequence ATGAAGGTCCTCATCGTCCTCACCTCGCACGACAAGCTCGGCGACACCGGCCGCACGACCGGCTTCTGGCTGGAGGAACTCGCCGCCCCCTACTACCGGTTCAAGGAAGCCGGCTGGGACATCACCCTCGCCTCCCCGAAGGGCGGCCAACCGCCCCTGGACCCCAAGAGCAACGAACCCGCCAACCAGACCGACCAGACCCGCCGCTTCGAAACCGACCCCGAGGCCACCCGCGCCCTGGCCACCACCGTCCGACTGGACTCCGTCACCGCCGACGACTACGACACCGTCTTCTACCCCGGAGGCCACGGCCCCCTGTGGGACCTGGCCGAGGACACCGACTCCGCCCGCCTGATCGAGACCACCCTGCGCTCCGGCAAGCCCCTGGCCCTGGTCTGCCACGCCCCCGGCGTCCTGCGCCACACCATCAACGAGGACGGCACCCCCCTGGTGCAGGGCAGGAAGGTCACCGGCTTCACCAACTCCGAGGAAGACGGCGTCGCCCTTACCGACATCGTCCCCTTCCTCGTCGAGGACGAACTCAAAAAGCTCGGAGGCATCTACTCCACAACCAGCGACTGGCAGCCCTACGTCGTCCAGGACGGCCTGCTCATCACCGGCCAGAACCCCGCCTCCTCCGGCCCGGCAGCCGACGCCCTCATCACACTCACCACTGCTCAAACCACAACCGTCGCCGAGAAGAGCCCGTCCGCCTCCGCGTGA
- a CDS encoding alpha/beta fold hydrolase, protein MGRIKVGTENSTDIEVHYEDLGSGQPVVLIHGYPLDGASWEGQTSALLEAGYRVITYDRRGFGKSSRPSTGYDYDTFAADLNAVLETLDLREAALVGFSMGTGEVARYLASYGSGRIAKAVFLASLEPFLEITDDNPDGAAPASFFQGVSEAVKKDRYAFFSDFYNDFFNLDENLGTRVSEGAVRNAWNVAAGAGAIASATAPLTWPTDFRADIPKIDVPTLIVHGTADRTLPIDATGRRFAKALPTAQYTEIDGAPHGLIITHTTEVNGVLLAFLAQ, encoded by the coding sequence ATGGGACGTATCAAGGTCGGCACGGAGAACAGCACGGACATCGAGGTGCATTACGAGGACCTGGGTTCGGGCCAGCCCGTGGTGCTGATCCACGGTTATCCGCTGGACGGGGCCTCGTGGGAGGGGCAGACGTCGGCGCTGCTGGAGGCCGGCTACCGGGTCATCACCTATGACCGGCGGGGGTTCGGCAAGTCCAGCCGACCCTCGACGGGTTACGACTACGACACCTTCGCCGCGGACCTGAACGCCGTGCTGGAGACGCTGGATCTGCGTGAGGCGGCGCTGGTCGGGTTCTCCATGGGCACCGGTGAAGTGGCCCGCTACCTCGCCTCCTACGGTTCGGGCCGCATCGCCAAGGCGGTGTTCCTGGCCTCCCTGGAACCGTTCCTGGAGATCACCGACGACAACCCCGACGGCGCCGCGCCCGCCTCCTTCTTCCAGGGCGTCTCCGAAGCGGTCAAGAAGGACCGGTACGCCTTCTTCTCCGACTTCTACAACGACTTCTTCAACCTCGACGAGAACCTGGGCACCCGCGTCAGCGAGGGAGCGGTCCGCAACGCCTGGAACGTCGCCGCCGGAGCGGGGGCCATCGCCTCGGCCACCGCCCCCCTCACCTGGCCCACCGACTTCCGCGCCGACATCCCCAAGATCGACGTTCCGACTCTGATCGTCCACGGCACCGCCGACCGCACCCTGCCCATCGACGCCACCGGCCGGCGCTTCGCCAAGGCCCTGCCCACCGCGCAGTACACCGAGATCGACGGCGCCCCCCACGGACTGATCATCACCCACACCACCGAGGTCAACGGAGTCCTGCTGGCCTTCCTCGCCCAGTAA
- a CDS encoding IS5 family transposase (programmed frameshift): MVVGPGVPLTDAQWARIEPLLPDRTPKRGGRWRDHREVIDAIAFKFQTGTQWVHLPEKYGNWRGVYNRLRMWAVDGTWERVFTALVAQADTDEDVSWAVSVDSTIVRAHQHAAGARKKGPPAGEPDDHAIGRSRGGLTTKIHLAADGRCRPLAFVLTAGQAGDAPAFTEVMARLRVPRPRGRPRTRPDLVLADKAYSSRAIRDHLRRRGIRAVIPVPADQRGHRLRRGSRGGRPPAFDRETYKQRNTVERCINRLKQWRGIATRYEKTATIYLAGLHIAGIFLWSTR, encoded by the exons TTGGTCGTTGGTCCGGGTGTGCCGTTGACTGATGCGCAGTGGGCGCGGATCGAGCCGTTGCTCCCGGACCGGACGCCGAAGCGGGGTGGCCGCTGGCGTGACCATCGTGAGGTGATCGATGCGATCGCCTTCAAGTTCCAGACCGGCACGCAGTGGGTGCACCTGCCGGAGAAGTACGGCAACTGGCGGGGCGTCTACAACCGGCTGCGGATGTGGGCCGTGGACGGCACGTGGGAGCGGGTGTTCACTGCCCTGGTGGCCCAGGCCGACACGGACGAGGATGTCAGCTGGGCCGTGTCGGTGGACTCCACCATCGTGCGGGCTCACCAGCACGCTGCCGGGGCCCGCAAAAAGGGGC CCCCGGCCGGGGAGCCGGACGACCACGCCATCGGCCGGTCCCGCGGCGGACTGACCACGAAGATCCACCTCGCGGCCGACGGCCGCTGCCGGCCGCTGGCTTTCGTTCTCACCGCAGGCCAGGCCGGTGACGCACCCGCCTTCACCGAGGTCATGGCCCGCCTGCGCGTTCCCCGCCCGCGAGGCCGGCCTCGCACCAGGCCGGACCTGGTCCTGGCCGACAAGGCGTACTCCTCCCGCGCGATCCGCGACCACCTGCGCCGACGCGGCATCCGGGCAGTGATCCCCGTCCCCGCAGACCAGCGCGGACACCGGCTACGTCGGGGCAGCCGCGGCGGCAGGCCACCGGCCTTCGACCGTGAGACCTACAAGCAGCGCAACACCGTCGAGCGGTGCATCAACCGTCTGAAGCAGTGGCGTGGTATCGCCACTCGCTACGAGAAGACCGCGACCATCTACCTCGCCGGACTCCACATCGCGGGCATCTTCCTCTGGTCAACGCGGTGA
- a CDS encoding IS701 family transposase has product MRLGEVERLRGELAGFVADVFGSLPRRDQRRWGECYLRGLMLDGRRKSVQPMAERLPDGNMQALQQFVNQSPWDPLPVRQRIAERLSEVITPEVWVIDDVSFPKCGKASAGVARQYCGAVGKRANCQVAVSVHAATDTASCPLNWELYLPREWTDEPDRCRRAGVPDDVVHQEKWRLALGLLDSLTDWRLKAPVVVADAGYGVSTPFRLGLEKRGLSYVLALTGKEVAHPEEVEPHQPVYGGLGPPTLPRYRTPPRAVSALAARASASRFTEVTWRQGSKGAMTSRFAVLTVRPAGKQCLAAAQEAGGGRNHWNGVLPSQTLLVEWPDGQDAPTGYWISNLPATTPVADLVRWAKMRWRIEHDYRELKHGLGLDHFEGRAWRGWHHHVTLVTAAQAFLTLRRLDPKAHMPA; this is encoded by the coding sequence ATGAGGCTGGGGGAGGTGGAACGGCTCCGGGGCGAGTTGGCGGGGTTCGTTGCCGATGTGTTCGGGTCGTTGCCGCGCCGGGATCAGCGGCGGTGGGGCGAGTGTTATCTGCGGGGCCTGATGCTCGACGGCCGGCGCAAGTCGGTCCAGCCGATGGCCGAGCGGCTGCCGGACGGGAACATGCAGGCCCTGCAGCAGTTCGTGAACCAGTCGCCGTGGGATCCGCTGCCAGTCAGGCAGCGGATCGCTGAGCGGCTGTCCGAGGTGATCACTCCTGAGGTGTGGGTGATCGACGACGTGTCGTTCCCCAAGTGCGGCAAGGCGTCGGCCGGGGTGGCCCGCCAATACTGCGGAGCGGTCGGCAAACGCGCGAACTGCCAGGTCGCGGTCAGCGTCCATGCCGCCACCGACACCGCGTCCTGCCCGCTGAACTGGGAGTTGTATCTGCCGCGCGAGTGGACGGACGAACCGGACCGCTGCCGCCGGGCCGGAGTCCCCGACGACGTCGTCCACCAGGAGAAGTGGCGTCTCGCGCTCGGCCTGCTCGACAGCCTGACCGACTGGCGGTTGAAGGCGCCGGTCGTGGTCGCCGACGCCGGCTACGGCGTCAGCACCCCCTTCCGCCTCGGCCTCGAGAAGCGAGGACTGTCCTACGTCCTCGCGCTGACCGGCAAGGAAGTCGCCCACCCGGAGGAGGTCGAGCCGCACCAGCCCGTCTACGGCGGGCTCGGACCGCCGACCCTGCCCCGCTACCGCACCCCACCCCGAGCCGTTTCCGCCCTTGCGGCGCGGGCCAGTGCCAGCCGGTTCACCGAGGTGACCTGGAGGCAGGGCAGCAAAGGCGCGATGACCTCACGGTTCGCGGTGCTGACAGTGCGGCCCGCGGGCAAGCAATGCCTGGCCGCTGCCCAGGAGGCGGGCGGCGGCCGCAACCACTGGAACGGAGTCCTGCCCTCCCAGACCCTGCTGGTCGAATGGCCGGACGGCCAGGACGCTCCGACCGGCTACTGGATATCAAACCTGCCCGCCACCACCCCGGTCGCTGACCTGGTGCGGTGGGCGAAGATGCGCTGGCGCATCGAGCACGACTACCGCGAGCTCAAGCACGGACTCGGGCTGGACCACTTCGAAGGCCGCGCCTGGCGCGGCTGGCACCACCACGTCACCCTCGTCACCGCCGCCCAGGCCTTCCTCACCCTCCGGCGGCTCGACCCAAAAGCCCACATGCCGGCCTGA